The following are from one region of the Paraglaciecola sp. L1A13 genome:
- a CDS encoding sodium/sugar symporter — protein sequence MNYSLDPIDLGVFIVYAIGLLSIALWISRDEKSHDRTTQDYFLASKSLPWWAIGASLIAANISAEQIIGMSGSGFALGLGIASYEWMAAITLILVGKYLLPIFLKNGIYTMPQYLEQRFDSRVKTTLALFWLGVFIFVNLTSVLWLGGLAIQSVAGIDWLYGMIFLAIFSVAYSTYGGLKAVAYTDIIQVVLLVFGGFFLSYLALQQISGGEGVVKGFSILTEKVPGHFDMILSPDNSEYMNLPGISVLVGGLWVMNVGYWGFNQYIIQRALAAKSIQEAQKGIAFAAYLKLLMPIIVVLPGIAAVILFPDLEKADQAYPSMMSLMPVGIKGLVFAALVAAIISSLASMTNSISTIFTMDIYRPIRHNENENHYVNVGRISTVTSLIVAVCVAQPLIGQSEQAFQYIQEFTGLFSPGITVIFLMGMFWKRTTSAGALAAAIGSALFSVLFAVFLPEIPFMDRIGIVFLMCLALTCVVSLRESAPKNDHSVSISDVSFSTTKGFNIAGIGCVLILIGLYATWW from the coding sequence ATGAACTACTCACTCGACCCGATAGACTTGGGCGTATTTATCGTATATGCCATAGGCTTATTGTCGATAGCCCTGTGGATTTCTCGTGACGAAAAATCTCATGATAGAACAACCCAAGATTATTTCTTGGCCAGTAAGTCATTACCTTGGTGGGCCATAGGGGCGTCTTTAATCGCTGCTAACATCTCTGCTGAGCAAATTATTGGTATGTCAGGCTCAGGATTCGCACTGGGCCTAGGGATTGCGTCCTATGAATGGATGGCAGCAATTACGTTGATTTTGGTGGGTAAGTACTTATTGCCTATCTTCCTTAAAAACGGCATCTATACCATGCCTCAATATCTAGAGCAGCGTTTCGATAGTCGGGTGAAAACGACCTTGGCACTGTTTTGGCTAGGGGTTTTTATCTTTGTAAACTTAACCTCAGTGTTATGGTTAGGGGGGTTAGCCATTCAAAGCGTAGCCGGTATTGATTGGTTATATGGCATGATTTTTCTTGCGATATTTTCGGTTGCTTATTCCACTTATGGGGGGCTGAAAGCGGTTGCCTATACTGATATTATTCAGGTTGTACTGCTGGTTTTCGGTGGGTTCTTCCTGAGTTATTTAGCACTGCAACAAATCTCCGGTGGAGAGGGAGTGGTCAAAGGCTTCAGTATATTGACTGAAAAAGTGCCTGGGCATTTCGATATGATCCTAAGCCCTGACAATAGCGAATATATGAATCTGCCCGGTATTTCAGTGTTAGTGGGTGGTTTATGGGTGATGAACGTCGGTTATTGGGGCTTTAATCAATATATTATTCAGCGAGCATTAGCTGCAAAGAGTATTCAAGAAGCCCAGAAGGGTATTGCATTCGCCGCTTATTTAAAGTTACTTATGCCCATTATTGTCGTTTTACCGGGTATCGCCGCGGTGATCTTGTTTCCTGATCTTGAAAAGGCAGATCAGGCGTACCCATCCATGATGTCGTTAATGCCAGTAGGCATTAAAGGCTTAGTATTTGCGGCATTAGTCGCGGCGATCATCTCATCTTTAGCGTCGATGACAAACAGCATCTCTACTATATTTACCATGGATATTTACCGCCCAATACGTCATAACGAAAACGAAAATCACTATGTTAACGTGGGCCGTATTTCAACCGTCACCTCATTGATTGTCGCAGTGTGCGTAGCCCAACCATTGATTGGACAATCGGAGCAGGCATTTCAATATATTCAAGAGTTCACTGGGCTATTTTCTCCTGGCATAACCGTTATTTTCTTAATGGGCATGTTCTGGAAACGCACTACGTCAGCTGGCGCACTTGCTGCCGCCATTGGCTCTGCGCTTTTCTCAGTGCTGTTTGCGGTATTCTTACCTGAGATCCCGTTTATGGATCGCATCGGTATTGTATTTTTGATGTGTCTGGCATTGACCTGCGTAGTATCGCTGCGTGAATCAGCACCGAAAAACGATCACAGTGTTAGCATAAGCGACGTGAGTTTTAGCACCACAAAAGGCTTTAATATCGCTGGTATTGGATGTGTCTTAATCTTAATTGGCTTATACGCTACTTGGTGGTAA
- a CDS encoding GMC oxidoreductase, which translates to MANNHYDAIVVGSGISGGWAAKELTEKGLKVLMLERGRNIEHIKDYTNAHKEAWDYPHRGERTQEMIENYPVLKRDYPLNEPTLGMWANEKDSPYVEEKRFDWYRGYHMGGRSLTWGRQSYRLNKEDFQANGKEGIAVDWPIRYEDVSPWYDYVERFAGISGSRDGLDVLPDGQYQMPMPLNCVEKDVAARIQKSFKGQRHLIPGRTSNMTEPKPKEGRTNCQYRNKCWLGCPFGGYFSTQSSTLPAAVKTGNLTVRPHSIVTEILYDKDKKRATGVAIIDAETNETYEFTSKILFVNASSFNSTWLLMNSATDIWQGGLGSSSGELGHNVMDHHFRIGAHAMVDGYEDKYHYGRRPSGFYVPRFRNWGGDKRDYVRGFGYQGSASRQGWGRDVAEMGIGANLKNAVSEPGSWQIGMTAFGEMLPDHSNRIFLDPNKRDKWGLPVLAMDVEIKENEKRMRKDMMQDAIDMFEAAGMKNVKGYDAEYFPGQGIHEMGTARMGRDPKTSVLNGHNQVWDALNVFVTDGACMTSASCVNPSLTYMALTARAADFAVEELKKGNL; encoded by the coding sequence ATGGCAAATAATCATTATGACGCAATCGTCGTTGGCTCAGGAATCAGCGGTGGTTGGGCAGCAAAAGAGTTGACTGAAAAAGGGCTTAAAGTGTTAATGCTAGAACGCGGCAGAAACATTGAGCATATCAAGGACTATACCAACGCTCATAAAGAAGCGTGGGACTATCCTCATCGGGGTGAACGCACCCAAGAGATGATAGAGAACTATCCCGTACTGAAGCGTGATTACCCATTGAATGAACCGACACTAGGTATGTGGGCAAATGAAAAAGACAGTCCCTACGTCGAAGAAAAACGTTTTGATTGGTACCGCGGTTATCATATGGGTGGACGCTCGTTAACTTGGGGTCGTCAAAGCTACCGTTTGAACAAAGAAGACTTTCAAGCTAACGGTAAAGAAGGCATTGCAGTTGATTGGCCTATTCGCTATGAAGATGTGTCGCCTTGGTACGATTACGTAGAACGTTTTGCTGGCATCAGTGGTAGCCGCGACGGTTTAGATGTGTTGCCAGATGGTCAATACCAAATGCCTATGCCGCTGAACTGCGTAGAAAAAGATGTAGCTGCAAGAATTCAAAAGTCCTTTAAAGGCCAGCGTCATTTGATCCCTGGGCGTACGTCGAACATGACTGAGCCAAAGCCGAAAGAAGGGCGCACTAACTGCCAATATCGAAATAAATGTTGGTTGGGTTGTCCGTTCGGTGGTTATTTCAGTACTCAGTCATCTACGTTACCTGCTGCGGTTAAAACCGGTAACTTAACGGTTCGTCCACATTCGATCGTGACCGAAATTTTGTACGATAAAGATAAAAAGCGCGCAACAGGCGTAGCCATTATTGATGCAGAAACCAATGAAACATATGAATTCACGAGTAAAATTTTGTTTGTTAATGCTTCGTCGTTTAATTCGACTTGGTTGCTGATGAACTCAGCCACTGATATTTGGCAGGGTGGTTTGGGCAGCAGCAGTGGCGAATTAGGCCACAATGTAATGGATCACCATTTCAGAATTGGTGCTCATGCCATGGTCGATGGTTATGAAGATAAATATCACTATGGTCGTCGCCCAAGCGGTTTTTACGTTCCACGTTTTCGTAACTGGGGTGGGGATAAGCGTGATTATGTGCGTGGTTTTGGTTATCAAGGTTCTGCTAGCAGACAGGGTTGGGGGCGCGACGTGGCCGAAATGGGCATCGGCGCTAATTTAAAAAATGCGGTCAGTGAACCAGGCTCTTGGCAGATTGGTATGACTGCATTTGGTGAAATGTTACCCGATCACAGCAACCGAATTTTCTTGGATCCGAATAAACGTGATAAATGGGGATTACCTGTTTTAGCTATGGATGTAGAGATAAAAGAAAACGAAAAGCGTATGCGTAAAGACATGATGCAAGATGCTATCGACATGTTCGAAGCGGCCGGCATGAAAAATGTAAAAGGTTACGATGCCGAATATTTCCCAGGTCAGGGCATTCACGAAATGGGTACGGCACGTATGGGCCGAGATCCTAAAACATCCGTGTTAAACGGTCATAACCAAGTGTGGGATGCGCTAAACGTGTTTGTCACCGATGGTGCGTGTATGACCTCGGCTTCGTGTGTTAATCCTTCTTTAACTTACATGGCGTTAACCGCACGTGCGGCAGACTTCGCAGTTGAAGAGCTGAAAAAAGGGAACCTGTGA
- the pqqB gene encoding pyrroloquinoline quinone biosynthesis protein PqqB has translation MKILVLGSAAGGGFPQWNCHCANCKGLRDGTIKATARTQSSIAVSPNGKDWVLINASPDIRQQINQSPQLWPEQGNRGTNIRGAILTDSQIDHTTGLLTLREGLPMEVYCSDVVYEDLSTVYPLFNLLAHWHGGLHFNKIDTERRPAFNVSGVNGIVFEPVIIESNAPPYSRYRDKVVNGNNIGLKIVDTSSGKYLFYLPGIVESNVEVEQILSKASCVLIDGTLWLDDEMIAQGVGTKLGSEMGHMPVNGEFGTVALLNKFPIERKILIHINNTNPILNEESAEHKFVLDNGVEIATDGMQITI, from the coding sequence ATGAAAATTTTAGTGCTAGGTTCAGCTGCAGGGGGCGGGTTTCCACAATGGAATTGTCATTGCGCTAATTGTAAAGGGTTACGTGATGGAACAATTAAAGCAACCGCACGTACACAATCCTCTATCGCTGTCAGTCCAAATGGTAAAGATTGGGTTTTGATTAATGCCTCTCCTGATATTCGACAACAAATAAATCAATCCCCACAACTTTGGCCAGAGCAAGGTAATCGTGGAACTAATATTCGTGGTGCAATTTTAACGGACAGCCAAATAGATCACACCACAGGTTTATTGACCCTGCGTGAAGGACTGCCAATGGAAGTCTATTGCAGCGATGTTGTCTATGAAGACTTATCGACAGTTTATCCGCTATTTAATCTGTTAGCGCATTGGCATGGCGGACTCCATTTCAACAAAATAGATACCGAAAGAAGACCGGCGTTTAATGTTAGCGGTGTAAACGGCATCGTATTTGAGCCTGTCATTATAGAGTCCAACGCACCTCCTTATTCACGCTACCGCGATAAAGTCGTTAACGGTAATAATATCGGCCTAAAAATTGTTGATACAAGTAGCGGAAAATATCTATTTTATTTACCCGGTATCGTTGAAAGCAACGTAGAAGTTGAGCAAATTTTGTCTAAAGCCAGTTGTGTTCTTATTGACGGAACATTATGGCTCGACGATGAAATGATTGCGCAAGGTGTTGGAACAAAGCTAGGCTCAGAAATGGGACATATGCCTGTTAATGGTGAGTTTGGCACGGTTGCTTTACTAAACAAGTTTCCGATAGAGCGAAAAATTCTTATTCATATTAACAACACTAACCCGATTTTGAATGAAGAGTCTGCAGAGCATAAATTTGTTTTAGACAATGGTGTCGAAATTGCCACCGATGGCATGCAAATAACGATTTAA
- a CDS encoding nucleoside permease — protein sequence MNTITARLSVMMFLQFFIWGGWFVTLGTFLANTLEASGSEIGMAFSTQSWGAIIAPFVIGLIADRYFNAERILGVLHLIGAVLMYCLYQAPDFDAFYPFVLGYMIAYMPTLALVNSVSFAQMDNPSKQFGKIRVWGTVGWIVAGLAISYAFSWDSKQAIEDGMLRNTFLLCAGASLILGLFSFTLPKTPPKSAGEQVGLKEVLGLDALALLKDRNFLVFFLSSVLICIPLAFYYQNANPFLTEIGVDNATGKMTLGQVSEVLFMLALPVFLNRFGIKITLLIGMLAWVVRYALFAYGDADGGVALLLVGIALHGICYDFFFVSGQIYTDSKAGEKVKSAAQGLITLATYGVGMLIGFWVAGKITERYTNGIMHSWHDIWLFPAAFALVVFVLFMFTFKDEKVSGNE from the coding sequence ATGAATACGATAACAGCGCGATTAAGCGTGATGATGTTCCTGCAATTTTTTATCTGGGGTGGCTGGTTCGTAACCTTAGGTACCTTCTTAGCCAATACCTTAGAAGCATCTGGTAGCGAGATTGGTATGGCTTTTTCGACCCAATCTTGGGGCGCAATTATTGCGCCTTTCGTGATTGGTTTGATTGCTGACCGATACTTTAACGCCGAGCGTATTCTAGGTGTTTTGCATTTGATTGGTGCCGTGTTGATGTATTGTTTGTATCAAGCACCGGATTTCGATGCATTCTACCCCTTTGTATTGGGATACATGATTGCCTATATGCCGACGTTGGCCTTGGTTAATTCTGTATCATTTGCCCAAATGGACAACCCTTCTAAGCAGTTCGGCAAAATTCGCGTATGGGGCACAGTTGGTTGGATTGTAGCTGGTTTGGCTATCAGTTATGCATTCTCATGGGATTCAAAACAAGCTATCGAAGATGGCATGCTACGCAATACGTTTTTGCTGTGTGCAGGGGCATCGTTAATACTGGGGTTATTTAGTTTTACCTTACCCAAAACACCTCCCAAAAGTGCCGGTGAACAAGTTGGGCTCAAAGAAGTACTTGGCCTTGATGCCCTAGCCTTATTAAAAGACAGAAATTTCCTGGTGTTCTTTTTATCCTCGGTGCTGATTTGCATCCCTCTGGCGTTTTATTACCAAAATGCCAATCCGTTTTTAACGGAAATTGGGGTGGATAATGCCACAGGTAAAATGACCTTAGGACAGGTGTCTGAAGTATTATTTATGTTAGCGCTACCTGTATTCTTAAACCGCTTCGGTATCAAAATTACTTTATTGATCGGTATGTTGGCTTGGGTTGTGCGCTACGCGCTATTTGCTTACGGCGATGCTGATGGCGGGGTTGCATTGTTACTCGTGGGTATCGCATTGCACGGTATCTGCTACGACTTCTTCTTTGTTTCAGGGCAAATTTATACCGATTCAAAAGCAGGTGAGAAAGTAAAAAGCGCGGCACAAGGCTTAATCACATTGGCCACTTACGGTGTGGGTATGTTGATTGGTTTTTGGGTTGCTGGAAAAATTACCGAAAGATACACAAATGGAATAATGCACTCATGGCACGACATTTGGTTATTCCCTGCTGCGTTTGCCTTAGTCGTGTTCGTTCTTTTTATGTTCACATTTAAAGATGAAAAGGTATCAGGTAATGAATAA
- a CDS encoding hydroxypyruvate isomerase family protein translates to MNNPRRSMLKGMALTSAALAAGTVVSGCVSTAKEASKAEMPHFKGNINHSVARWTYGDLSIEELCQVVKSLGFSAIDLVGPDDWPVLKRHGIDSSMCNGAELNLVDGFIHPQFHDELEKRYLTHIDLVAKAGYKNLICFSGNARGTSKEQGLKNAVAGLKRIMPYAEEKGVIIQMELFNSRIDHPDCMADSSQWGVALCKALGSPNFKLLFDIYHMQVNEGDIIRTIKDNHQYFGHYHTAGVPGRHEIGDNQELYYPAIARAIKDVGFNGYLAQEFIPTPGTRTGKIESLRDAIQICDV, encoded by the coding sequence ATGAATAACCCTCGTCGAAGCATGCTCAAAGGTATGGCGTTAACCAGCGCAGCATTAGCCGCAGGCACTGTGGTAAGTGGCTGCGTCAGTACAGCCAAGGAAGCGAGTAAAGCGGAAATGCCGCACTTTAAAGGTAATATCAATCATTCTGTTGCACGTTGGACGTATGGTGATTTATCAATAGAAGAGCTGTGTCAGGTGGTAAAATCTTTAGGCTTTTCCGCTATTGATTTAGTCGGGCCAGACGATTGGCCCGTGCTTAAACGCCATGGTATTGATTCTTCTATGTGCAATGGCGCTGAACTTAATTTAGTTGATGGATTTATTCATCCTCAGTTTCATGATGAGCTAGAAAAACGTTATCTCACGCACATCGACCTAGTTGCTAAAGCTGGATATAAGAACCTCATTTGCTTTAGCGGTAACGCCCGTGGAACGAGCAAAGAGCAAGGACTTAAAAACGCGGTAGCAGGCCTTAAACGGATTATGCCTTACGCGGAAGAAAAAGGTGTGATCATTCAAATGGAATTGTTTAACAGTCGAATCGATCATCCAGATTGTATGGCGGATAGCTCCCAGTGGGGTGTTGCTTTGTGCAAAGCTTTAGGATCGCCAAACTTCAAATTGTTGTTCGATATTTATCATATGCAAGTTAATGAAGGCGATATTATTCGCACTATCAAGGATAACCATCAGTACTTTGGCCATTATCACACCGCTGGTGTGCCAGGACGCCATGAAATAGGCGATAACCAAGAGCTTTATTATCCGGCAATTGCGCGGGCGATCAAGGATGTTGGTTTTAACGGCTATCTTGCTCAGGAGTTTATACCGACCCCTGGAACTAGAACAGGCAAAATCGAATCGTTACGCGATGCAATTCAAATTTGTGATGTTTAA
- the pip gene encoding prolyl aminopeptidase, whose amino-acid sequence MLSLYPAIEPFAQYYLTVASNVVTVEGSAQEHELYIEQCGNPLGIPVVFLHGGPGSGCRPSHRCYFDPQIYHIILFDQRGSGRSRPQGLLTDNTTADIIQDMELIRQHIGIEQWLIFGGSWGATLGLYYAQHFAKRVTGLILRGVFLARQQDIDWVYRAGGAAKFFPDAWDYLTEHLPISQQEQPLSAIYQRLSSADNKVANGMLKKIQHWETNLICWQKSISPDDVPISEANKSASIIQLYYSINQCFIQDEPLLKHINKIRHIPTKIIHGRLDMVCPLEQAWRLKVHWPEADLAVIEMAGHVANEPKIIDALVRATNEFAKRN is encoded by the coding sequence ATGTTATCACTGTACCCAGCCATTGAACCTTTCGCACAATATTACTTAACTGTCGCTAGTAATGTTGTAACTGTTGAAGGCTCTGCGCAAGAGCATGAGCTTTACATCGAGCAATGTGGTAATCCGTTAGGGATCCCTGTGGTGTTTTTACATGGAGGGCCGGGGTCAGGTTGCCGACCATCACATCGATGTTATTTTGACCCTCAGATTTACCATATCATTTTGTTCGATCAGCGAGGCTCTGGACGTTCTCGCCCTCAGGGTTTATTAACTGACAATACGACCGCTGATATTATTCAAGATATGGAGTTAATTCGGCAGCACATCGGTATTGAACAGTGGTTGATTTTTGGTGGTTCTTGGGGGGCTACTCTCGGTTTGTATTATGCCCAACACTTTGCAAAAAGGGTTACGGGGTTAATATTACGCGGGGTATTTTTGGCTCGTCAACAGGATATTGATTGGGTTTATCGCGCAGGTGGTGCCGCTAAATTTTTCCCAGATGCTTGGGATTACTTAACCGAACACTTGCCTATTTCTCAACAAGAGCAGCCATTATCTGCAATTTATCAGCGGCTTTCCAGTGCTGATAATAAGGTGGCAAACGGTATGCTTAAGAAAATTCAGCACTGGGAAACTAACCTTATTTGTTGGCAAAAGTCGATTAGTCCCGATGATGTTCCAATAAGTGAGGCCAACAAATCAGCATCAATTATTCAATTATATTATTCGATTAATCAATGTTTTATACAGGATGAGCCTTTACTCAAACATATAAATAAAATTCGCCATATACCGACAAAAATAATCCATGGGCGGCTTGATATGGTGTGTCCACTTGAGCAAGCATGGCGATTGAAAGTACATTGGCCTGAAGCAGACTTAGCCGTTATTGAAATGGCAGGGCACGTAGCAAATGAGCCAAAAATCATTGATGCTTTAGTACGAGCCACTAACGAATTTGCAAAACGAAACTAA
- a CDS encoding gluconate 2-dehydrogenase subunit 3 family protein yields the protein MSMNRRDLLKMIAAATGSAFISSNAMAYITLPMKNLNQTAFSKDDVAFFNEVGEVIIPRTDTPGAKDANVGLMMAIMVTDCYTSDQRKAFTEGMASIKTLAKSTYGKDFLLLSSDERATLLASLDDEAGVFDKKQKLASKDFTGEENQLPHSFTLIKQLTLFTFFTSEVGANKVLRYVAIPGRYDGDFPYKKGDKAWAT from the coding sequence ATGAGTATGAACAGACGAGACTTATTAAAAATGATAGCCGCTGCCACAGGCTCGGCGTTTATCAGTAGCAATGCCATGGCATACATTACGCTACCGATGAAAAACCTTAATCAAACAGCCTTTTCTAAAGATGATGTGGCTTTTTTCAATGAAGTAGGGGAAGTGATTATCCCTCGCACTGATACCCCAGGGGCAAAAGACGCCAACGTTGGGCTTATGATGGCGATTATGGTTACCGACTGTTATACCTCTGATCAGCGTAAAGCATTCACTGAGGGGATGGCGTCAATTAAAACCTTAGCTAAATCTACTTATGGTAAAGACTTTTTGTTATTAAGTAGCGACGAGCGTGCCACTTTGTTGGCTTCGCTGGATGATGAGGCGGGCGTGTTTGATAAAAAGCAGAAGCTTGCGAGCAAAGATTTTACAGGCGAAGAAAACCAGTTACCACACTCATTTACACTGATTAAACAGTTAACCCTGTTTACCTTTTTCACCTCTGAAGTAGGCGCGAATAAAGTGCTGCGCTATGTGGCGATTCCCGGCCGTTATGACGGTGATTTTCCGTATAAAAAAGGTGATAAAGCCTGGGCAACGTAA
- the pqqA gene encoding pyrroloquinoline quinone precursor peptide PqqA produces MWIKPDFEEMRLGFEVTLYISNR; encoded by the coding sequence ATGTGGATTAAGCCTGATTTTGAAGAAATGCGTTTAGGATTTGAAGTCACTCTTTACATCAGTAATCGCTAA
- a CDS encoding DUF1080 domain-containing protein: MKQYKTLLNLTLLLASSAVISSYAQADQTQAEREKLAEKTEVWEPVPASVSTPVGKAPSDAIVLFSGDDLSAWEALKGHDAKWSIAGDVLTVKPGAGDIKTKQNFCDVQLHMEWRTPTQVEGMKGQQRNNSGVFFQQRYEVQILDSYDNPTYANGQAGSVYKQTIPLANATRPAGEWQYYDIIYTAPRFEGQELTQPGYVTVMHNGVLLQNHTEIQGKTEWIGAPSYEAHGCAPLQLQDHGNLVSFRNIWVREL; encoded by the coding sequence ATGAAGCAATATAAAACTCTGCTCAACCTTACGTTACTCCTTGCCAGTTCAGCGGTAATCAGCAGTTACGCTCAAGCAGATCAAACTCAGGCTGAGCGCGAGAAATTAGCTGAGAAAACCGAAGTATGGGAACCTGTACCTGCTAGTGTATCAACCCCTGTCGGCAAAGCACCGTCAGACGCTATTGTATTGTTTAGTGGCGATGACTTGAGTGCATGGGAAGCGCTAAAAGGTCACGATGCTAAGTGGAGCATTGCGGGTGATGTATTAACGGTTAAGCCTGGCGCTGGTGATATTAAAACTAAGCAAAACTTCTGCGATGTACAGTTGCACATGGAATGGCGTACACCGACCCAAGTAGAAGGCATGAAAGGGCAACAACGCAACAATAGCGGTGTGTTCTTCCAACAGCGTTATGAAGTACAAATACTTGATTCATATGACAATCCAACTTATGCGAACGGTCAAGCTGGCAGTGTGTACAAACAAACTATTCCGCTTGCAAACGCCACGCGTCCTGCAGGAGAGTGGCAGTACTACGACATTATTTACACAGCCCCACGTTTCGAAGGCCAAGAATTAACTCAGCCAGGATACGTGACTGTGATGCATAACGGTGTGTTGTTACAAAACCACACTGAGATACAAGGCAAAACAGAATGGATAGGTGCACCTAGCTATGAAGCTCATGGTTGTGCACCACTGCAGTTACAAGATCACGGCAACTTGGTTAGTTTTCGTAATATTTGGGTACGTGAGTTATAA
- the pqqC gene encoding pyrroloquinoline-quinone synthase PqqC: MQDWTKEQFEKKLKDKGQFYHIHHPFHIAMHKGECSKEEIRGWVANRFYYQANITIKDAAIMANCRDIETRRLWIQRILDHDGSVGEQTLGGIEAWLRLGEAVGLARQDLLDEKFVLPGVRFAVDAYVNFARRANWQEAACSSLTEMFAPEIHQSRLDSWPTNYPWVKPEGLQYFQMRLSQARRDVNHGLQITLDHFTRREAQEDALNILQFKLDILWSMLDSISLAYQQGRAPYQAILGQDAISDPIYHKGIFK, encoded by the coding sequence ATGCAAGATTGGACCAAAGAGCAGTTTGAAAAAAAACTAAAAGATAAAGGTCAGTTTTATCATATCCATCATCCATTCCATATTGCTATGCACAAAGGCGAGTGCAGCAAAGAGGAAATTAGAGGCTGGGTTGCTAATCGCTTTTATTATCAAGCAAATATAACCATTAAGGACGCGGCCATTATGGCCAACTGCCGCGATATCGAAACTAGGCGTTTGTGGATCCAGCGTATTCTTGATCACGATGGAAGCGTTGGTGAACAGACTCTAGGTGGCATTGAAGCTTGGCTACGCTTAGGTGAAGCGGTTGGCTTAGCGCGACAGGACTTATTGGATGAAAAATTTGTGCTCCCTGGTGTTCGTTTTGCTGTTGATGCCTATGTTAATTTTGCCCGACGAGCAAATTGGCAAGAAGCGGCTTGTTCATCATTAACTGAAATGTTTGCGCCTGAAATACACCAAAGTCGTCTTGATTCTTGGCCGACTAATTATCCGTGGGTAAAACCGGAAGGTTTACAGTATTTTCAAATGCGCTTATCTCAAGCTCGCCGTGATGTAAATCATGGATTGCAAATAACACTAGACCATTTTACACGCCGTGAAGCACAAGAAGACGCGTTGAATATTTTGCAATTCAAGCTAGATATTCTTTGGAGCATGTTAGATTCAATTTCGTTAGCTTATCAACAAGGTAGGGCGCCGTATCAAGCGATACTGGGCCAAGACGCAATATCGGATCCGATTTACCACAAGGGGATATTTAAGTGA
- a CDS encoding sugar phosphate isomerase/epimerase, whose product MPAIKGPGIFLAQFMGDEAPFNNLESIATWAASLGYKGIQVPTGDNRIFDLERAAKSQEYCDDVMAICAKAGVQITELSTHLQGQLVAVHPAYDELFDNFAPEALRGKPAQRTEWAIEQMLWAAKASQRLGLTAHATFSGAFLWHLVYPWPQRPAGLVEQGFAELAKRWLPILDAFDEAGVDVCYEIHPGEDLHDGASFELFLAAVNNHPRANILFDPSHFVLQQLDYLAFIDLYHERIKMFHVKDAEFNPNGRSGVYGGYQDWKERPGRFRSLGDGQVDFNGIFSKLTQYGFEGWAILEWECCLKDSDQGAAEGAPFIAKHIITPAGRAFDDFAGANSDEQRNRRILGL is encoded by the coding sequence ATGCCAGCGATCAAAGGCCCTGGAATATTTTTAGCCCAGTTTATGGGCGATGAAGCGCCATTTAATAATTTAGAATCGATTGCGACTTGGGCAGCATCTTTAGGTTATAAGGGCATTCAAGTGCCTACCGGTGATAATCGGATTTTTGATTTAGAACGGGCCGCTAAAAGCCAAGAATATTGCGACGACGTGATGGCAATATGTGCTAAGGCCGGTGTGCAAATAACGGAATTATCTACCCATTTACAAGGCCAGTTGGTTGCAGTGCATCCTGCTTATGATGAATTATTTGATAACTTTGCCCCTGAAGCATTACGCGGTAAACCTGCCCAGCGAACTGAATGGGCTATAGAACAAATGCTGTGGGCTGCCAAGGCCAGCCAACGCTTAGGATTAACGGCTCATGCTACATTTTCTGGTGCGTTCTTATGGCACTTGGTTTATCCCTGGCCGCAAAGACCTGCGGGTCTAGTCGAACAGGGGTTTGCTGAGCTCGCTAAACGTTGGTTGCCCATTTTAGATGCGTTTGATGAGGCAGGTGTGGACGTGTGTTATGAAATTCACCCAGGCGAAGATTTACATGATGGCGCCTCCTTCGAGTTGTTTTTAGCTGCGGTGAATAATCACCCTAGAGCTAATATCTTATTCGACCCAAGCCATTTTGTGTTGCAACAACTGGATTATCTTGCGTTTATTGATTTGTACCATGAGCGCATCAAGATGTTTCACGTTAAAGATGCTGAGTTTAATCCTAATGGTCGTTCAGGGGTATACGGTGGCTATCAAGATTGGAAGGAGCGTCCTGGGCGTTTTCGCTCACTGGGCGATGGTCAAGTGGACTTCAATGGGATCTTCAGCAAACTGACGCAATACGGTTTTGAAGGCTGGGCGATACTTGAATGGGAATGTTGCTTGAAAGATTCAGATCAAGGTGCCGCTGAGGGCGCGCCATTTATTGCCAAACATATTATTACCCCAGCAGGGCGCGCATTTGATGATTTTGCCGGTGCAAATAGTGACGAGCAACGTAATCGTCGAATTTTAGGGTTGTAA